Part of the Oscillibacter hominis genome is shown below.
GAAATCAAATATTGTGAAAGCATCCGCCGGCAGAGACCGGGGCAAGCTCTTCTACGTCCTTTGCGTGGAAGGGGAGTACCTGCTGCTGGCGGACGGGAAGGGCCGCAGGGTGGAAGCCCCGAAACGGAAAAAGCGCAGGCATGTGCAATTTGTTTCGGCGGAGCAAACCCGTCTTTCCGAGAAGATCAGAAGCGATGAAAAAATCACAAACAGCGAGCTTCGCAGAGCCCTCGCGAGTTTTCGCGAGACAAGTAATCTGGACCAGGAGGGATAACCTTTGGCAAAATCCGACATGATTGAAGTGGAGGGCGTGGTGGTCGAGTCCCTGCCCAACACGACGTTCCAGGTCGACATTGGAAATGGACACACGATCTTAGCGCATATTTCCGGAAAACTAAGGATGAACTTCATCAGGATTCTGCCCGGTGATAAGGTGACGGTGGAGATGTCTCCCTATGACCTGACCCGTGGCCGGATTACCTGGCGCAGCAAATAGGAGGTTTATTAGTATGAAAGTAAGACCGTCCGTGAAGCCCATGTGCGAAAAGTGCAAAGTGATCCGCCGCAAAGGCCGGGTCATGGTGATTTGTGAGAATCCCAAGCACAAGCAGAGACAGGGCTAACTTTAATTGGAGGTGCTGAAACAGTATGGCAAGAATTGCCGGCATTGACCTGCCGAAGGATAAGCGGATCGAAATTGGCCTGACTTATATCTATGGAATCGGCAGAAAGAGCGCCAAGGATATCCTGGCGCGCACAGGCATCAACCCTGATACCCGCGTGAAAGATCTGACCGACGCCGACGAGGCCAAGCTTCGTGAGGCGATCGATAAGGATTATACCGTGGAAGGCGACCTGCGCCGCAACGTGGCGCTGGACATCAAGCGTCTCACGGAAATCGGCTGCTATCGCGGCATGCGGCACCGCAGAGGCCTGCCCGTCCGCGGCCAGCGCAGCAAGACCAACGCAAGAACCCGCAAGGGCCCCAAGAAGACCATTGCGAACAAGAAGAAGTAAGGAGGGAGATTGAACGATGGCAACAGCGAAAGCAGGAGCCGGTAAGAAGGTCATCCGCCGGCGTCGCGAAAAGAAGAACATTGAGAAGGGCCAGGTGCATATCCGTTCCTCCTTCAACAACACCATGGTGACTGTCACCGATACACAGGGCAACGCGATCTCCTGGGCCTCCTCCGGCGGACAGGGATTCCGCGGCAGCAAGAAGTCCACTCCCTTTGCGGCCCAGACCGCGGCGGAAGTGGCCGCCCGCGCCGCCATGGAGCACGGCCTGAAGACCGTTGAGGTTTTCGTCAAGGGCCCCGGCCAGGGACGTGAGGCCGCCATCCGTGCGCTGCAGGCAGTTGGTCTCGAGGTGACCATGATCAAGGACGTCACCCCCATTCCCCACAACGGCTGCCGCCCCCCCAAGCGCCGCCGCGTCTAATCGAAAGTAGGAGGTATAAAGCATTATGGCAAGATATACCGGAGCAGTCTGCCGCCTGTGCCGCAGAGAAGGCCAAAAGCTCTTCCTGAAGGGCGACCGCTGCTATACGGATAAGTGCTCCATCGAGCGTCGTGGCTACGCTCCTGGCATGCATGGCAACGCAAGAAACAAGAAGCTGTCTGAATATGGCGTGCAGCTGCGCGAAAAGCAGAAGGCCAAGCGCTATTACGGCGTCCTGGAGAACCAGTTCCATGAGTATTTTGAAATGGCCAACAAGCGTCAGGGCATGACTGGCGAGAACCTGCTGTCCATCCTGGAAACCCGTCTGGACAACGTGGTCTATCGCCTGGGCTTTGCCATGAGCCGCGCCGAGGCCCGTCAGCTGGTCCGCCACGCCCACTTTACCGTCAACGGCCGGAAGGTGAACATCCCTTCCTACCTGGTGAAGCCCGGCGAGGTCATTGCGCTGGCTGAAAATTCCCGCAGCATTGAAAAGTTCAAGGGCTCTCTGGAGGCCAATGGTTCCCGCGTGATCCCCAAGTGGCTGGAGATGGATAAGAACAACAATGTGGCAAAAGTCATTGCAGTACCCGCGAGAGAGGATATTGATCTTCCCATCGAGGAACACCTCATCGTTGAGTTGTACTCCAAGTAATAGGAGGAAACCCTCGATCATTAAAACCATTCTTAACGGCGCAATGCCGTATTGCGCCGTCATGCGACGAAGGAGGGTAACTGCATGATTGAAATTGAGAAGCCCCAAATCGAGTGCATCGAGACTCCGGGTGATGCGACCTATGGCAAGTACGTGGTGGAGCCGCTGGAGCGCGGCTACGGCACAACGTTGGGCAACGCGCTGCGCCGCGTCATGCTCTCGTCCTTGCCCGGAACCGCGGCCACATCCATCAAGATCGCCGGGGTGCAGCATGAGTTTTCCACCATTTCCGGTGTCAAAGAGGATGTGACGGAGATCGTCCTGAACATCAAGGGCCTGCTGACCAAGCTTCACAGCGACGGCGGCAAGACAGTCTATATTGAGGCAGTTGGCCCTTGTGAAGTGACTGCCGGCGACATTAAGAGTGACGGCGAGGTGGAGGTGCTCAACCCCGACATGCACATCGCCACATTGGACAACGGCGCCACGCTGAACATGGAGATCACTTTGTCCCATGGCCGCGGCTATGTTTCTGCCGATCACAACAAGCCCCAGCAGCCGGTGATCGGCGTGATCCCCGTGGACTCGATCTATACCCCTGTGTATAAGGTCAATTACACGGTGGAACCCACTCGCGTTGGGAGTCTGACCGACTTCGACAAGCTGACTCTGGAAGTGTGGACCGACGGTACCATCTCCGCCAGGGACGCTGTGTCCCTGGGAGCCAAGATCCTCTGTGACCACTTCACCCTCTTCACTGACCTCAGTGAGAGCGTGGGCAGCAAGCCCACCGTGGTGGAAAAGGCCGAGACACAGCGGGATAAGGTGCTGGAGCTGACCATCGAAGAGCTGGATCTCAGCGTCCGCAGCTTCAACTGCCTCAAGCGTGCCAACATCAACACCGTGGAGGACCTGATTTCCAAGACGGAGGATGAAATGATGAAGGTGCGCAACCTGGGCCGCAAGTCACTGGAAGAGGTCATCAACAAACTGGCCATGATGGGCTTGTCCCTGGCCGACGACGATAACAACTGAGCATCAGGTACGCCCTGATGAAGCCACAAAATTCCTGATAAGGAGGGAACTCAAATGCCCGGAACCCGTAAGCTTGGCAAAACCACCGACCAGCGCAGGGCCATGCTCCGCCAGCAGGTCACCGACTTCCTGGACAACGGCAAGATGGAGACCACCGTCACCCGCGCCAAGGAGATCAAGCCCATGGCTGAAAAGATGATTACGCTGGGTAAGAAGAACGACCTGGCCGCCTATCGCCAGGCGCTGAGCTTTATCACCCGTGAGGATGTCTGCAAGAAGCTGTTCAAGGAGATTGCTCCTACCTATGCAGAGCGCAACGGCGGTTACACCCGCATTGTGCGCACCGGCGTGCGCCGCGGCGATGCCGCTGAGACCGCCATCATCGAGTTGGTGAAATAAAGTCCATTCAACAAAAAGCCCTTTGCTATGTGACATGGAGCGCATAGCAAAGGGCTTTTGTTTTGTGTTTTGAGAGCAGGGACTGGGAGCGGCCATGGCCGCTCCCAGTCCCTTTATGCAGGATCAATCGTCCTGTTCCTGCTCATAGTGCAGGATGCTGCCAGAGGAGGAATCGATCTTGTACTCATAGTCCGTGCTGCCGGAGCGGAACTCCACCTCATAAGCGTTGTCCTCCCAGTCCAGCTTCAGTTCCGTGACCTGGGACTCCTTCAGCCCGGCGTGATTCAGGGCGATGGACTTGGCCTTCTCCCGCCCGATGTCACTGCCGGAGGAGGGGGCAAACGCCTCTTTTTCATACTTCAGCACATTCCCGCTTCC
Proteins encoded:
- a CDS encoding KOW domain-containing RNA-binding protein, producing MDIAKSNIVKASAGRDRGKLFYVLCVEGEYLLLADGKGRRVEAPKRKKRRHVQFVSAEQTRLSEKIRSDEKITNSELRRALASFRETSNLDQEG
- the infA gene encoding translation initiation factor IF-1; translated protein: MAKSDMIEVEGVVVESLPNTTFQVDIGNGHTILAHISGKLRMNFIRILPGDKVTVEMSPYDLTRGRITWRSK
- the rpmJ gene encoding 50S ribosomal protein L36, which codes for MKVRPSVKPMCEKCKVIRRKGRVMVICENPKHKQRQG
- the rpsM gene encoding 30S ribosomal protein S13; translation: MARIAGIDLPKDKRIEIGLTYIYGIGRKSAKDILARTGINPDTRVKDLTDADEAKLREAIDKDYTVEGDLRRNVALDIKRLTEIGCYRGMRHRRGLPVRGQRSKTNARTRKGPKKTIANKKK
- the rpsK gene encoding 30S ribosomal protein S11 — protein: MATAKAGAGKKVIRRRREKKNIEKGQVHIRSSFNNTMVTVTDTQGNAISWASSGGQGFRGSKKSTPFAAQTAAEVAARAAMEHGLKTVEVFVKGPGQGREAAIRALQAVGLEVTMIKDVTPIPHNGCRPPKRRRV
- the rpsD gene encoding 30S ribosomal protein S4, with product MARYTGAVCRLCRREGQKLFLKGDRCYTDKCSIERRGYAPGMHGNARNKKLSEYGVQLREKQKAKRYYGVLENQFHEYFEMANKRQGMTGENLLSILETRLDNVVYRLGFAMSRAEARQLVRHAHFTVNGRKVNIPSYLVKPGEVIALAENSRSIEKFKGSLEANGSRVIPKWLEMDKNNNVAKVIAVPAREDIDLPIEEHLIVELYSK
- a CDS encoding DNA-directed RNA polymerase subunit alpha; this translates as MIEIEKPQIECIETPGDATYGKYVVEPLERGYGTTLGNALRRVMLSSLPGTAATSIKIAGVQHEFSTISGVKEDVTEIVLNIKGLLTKLHSDGGKTVYIEAVGPCEVTAGDIKSDGEVEVLNPDMHIATLDNGATLNMEITLSHGRGYVSADHNKPQQPVIGVIPVDSIYTPVYKVNYTVEPTRVGSLTDFDKLTLEVWTDGTISARDAVSLGAKILCDHFTLFTDLSESVGSKPTVVEKAETQRDKVLELTIEELDLSVRSFNCLKRANINTVEDLISKTEDEMMKVRNLGRKSLEEVINKLAMMGLSLADDDNN
- the rplQ gene encoding 50S ribosomal protein L17, whose amino-acid sequence is MPGTRKLGKTTDQRRAMLRQQVTDFLDNGKMETTVTRAKEIKPMAEKMITLGKKNDLAAYRQALSFITREDVCKKLFKEIAPTYAERNGGYTRIVRTGVRRGDAAETAIIELVK